The sequence AACAAGCTTTGCGGGGCCCCGCCCCCACTTGTTCTACCGAGTCTTGTGCACGCCCCTGATTGACTAGCAGGGCTTTCGGGCTGTCTGttcctcttgtcaaaaaaaaacaagctttGCGGCAACAAAATCACAAGTCATAGATTAAAGAAGCTGCTTGAGAATTTAACCAAACAGGATTGTATAAGCAATCAACTAGATCAtattattttccaaataaatgCCACACAACCTCCAAGATGCAAGGATCAGACAGCATCTGATGTACTAATCATCTAACAGCAAAGAACAACAATTGGCTATCAAAATACATGACTAAGACTACGAGGAAGTATAATAAGTATGAACGTTGTTGTCACATGATTCTTCTTAATACCAGAAACCAGGACTTCTCAgtaacaaatataaagaaaaattttcatgtCAATGAGAAGACTGCAAGGATAAAGCAGGAACGATCATGACTAAGTGTCCTCATTAATCTCACCGCAACAGGATCAAACCGGAGGTTCCTcggtaaagaaaataaaaagaaaatgaaaaatcaaacgGCGAGTCGTGGTTATTAAGATCGAAACACACAAGGATCTAAATTCTACAACCCAAATACACCCAAAATCAACAACCTCAAAAGCACAAGTATACATCTGGATACAAGTAAATCCAATATCGGAGATAACTAAAGCAATAACCTGAAACGCGGATCTCAAAATTCGACAGCTTGCATATTGTTAATCCAACAAGCAAacgacaaaaaaaaacacatcttTCGAtgaaaagaaatgcaaaaacaTGGTCCGAGAACAATAGATCGGGAGATCCAAGGtgggaaaaatttttaaaaaaaaataataataaccaccTTTTTATGTCTGGCATTAAGCTCCTTAGAAACGGAGGCCTTCTCGTTCATGATGGCGATCAAGAATTCGAGAAGCGATGGAGgagaaaatataggaaaagGAGCtttatgaagaagaagagtgacAACAGGGTTGGCTACCTCTCCTTCTCTGGCCCTTCCTCGCTCCGCACGCCGGGAAGAGAGGATGCCGATTGAGCGAGACACgagagatagagagaaagagagagagagagagagagagagcataaaAAAGGGCGAGGGAGAGAAACGAAACTCTCTCTTGACCTCCCTCGCTGTTTTTGtgttaataattgaaaataggaATTTAATTACTTATTCTGATTTTTATCCACAATGTTTGATTTTATTACACGTGCTGAATCATGGCTGCACACTAACCCGTAAATCGCAAATTATTCtttttagatatttaatatgtgatgaaaaattcgtataatttaataaatttaaatatttttattaaaaaaatacaaaatatcaattattttattataaaaataattaaatttattttaaaaactactaacataataaacaaaattagtatTTCATTATCttctcaaattaaaaattaagatttgAATAAATAGTTTGTTCACATTTTTAAATTAAgctgattatatatatttaaaaaatttataattaccaATTCTTTCATTGATTTGGAAGACCTAACTGACTAGACTGTGTGTGTTACAAGATTTTCGATTCTACCTCGCAAATCAATTCCGTACGCGTGCACGTTTAAATTGGTAATGGCCCACGATGTTGAGTTTATTCACCAAGAGTTCGAAGACTATATTTACGCAAATCAAAGCCGGGAAGGATGCTGGCACTTTCGTTAACTCCGTGTCAGACCCAAAGGCCAAATAGAACTATAGAAAGTAGAATTAAATCTTAAAGAGGAAATGTGGAGTGACCCATTGGTCCACAAAGCACAAAGGAAGACTCTTCCTTGGGGCTCTGTTTATTAAGAATAAAGATGGTTTATTTAGTATttcaaatcataattaaatacttatCCCTTTTCAGTCAACGGATGCGCATCCAATTATCTCAAGGGCAATCATGTCAAGATGATCACATGCAGCACTCTACTTACCAAACCAACAAACATTCTTTATGGTTTTGTTATACCGGAATTGATCGTAATATATAGCACTTGCGGCGACGAGAGTCGAATATGATAATATTTGAGAGATGTTATGATATTTGCAAGTATGTCAAACAAATCCACACAAGCGCGGTGCGTTTACAACTTGCAACCTGTATCTAGTTGTCAAGTGTTTTcttatcatgtatatatatatatatatatatataataaatataatgatttgCACAAGCTGAATTATAAACAATGATGGAGAATGGTAATTGATGGATTTAGAGAGACAAATGTCAGCAAGTTTCAGAAGGTTGGTAGGTAGGTGGAGCCTGGCAACTGTATTATAATTAACAGCTCGTGAATAGGATCAGGACGGCATAAGGAAAAGCTGCTGCAATGCAGTCATCGTGAATGTCTGAAGGCTAATTCAATCGATTATCAATCTGCTGAAAAGAACAAGTGGTCACACTGTTCCATCGCTAAACTTGCTTTCAAGCAAACTTGTAGTATTTAACAGATCAAATTAAAGTAAGTGGTTGATTGATAGTCACCTGCGACTGCGACAATACCATCTAATTAATTACGCACGGATGACAGAGCTGCCTTTGCCTGGGTATCTAATTAATTAGTTGAAGCGTTGCTTTTTATTTGTGTTCATTTACGAGTTCTCTGCTTGTACTTCCAGTCTGCCATCGTTGTTGATCACCATTCACCATTCACCATTCACCAGCAAGGGAAAAAGTATTATTAATGGGAGAAGAGATTAAAAGAAATCTATTTTCACATGGTTTATGATCGTCAATCTCTTTGAAAACATGAAAGATAACAGGACAAGTGCAGGGCGGGCCAAGTGACATGACATCCAAAGTCAAGAGTGGCAAAGTCTCAACCCGCGGTTCGTCCGACCAATGGTCCCTTGTCCTCCTTGCTTTTTGATGCAGCTCCACTAGCGTACTGAAGCCAGAGAAAGgcggtttttttttgttgggaaaAGGAGCGGAGTGAACCCATTGGAGGCTCTGAGACGTGCATAAATCTCGGTGGAAAAAGAGCGTTTTAGACTTATCATTATTGACCAGGAGTTGAACCAAGAGGTTATcagtggttttttaaaaaaatgataaacaactTGCATTAAAAAGGGTATATgtgtattttataaatttagctttttttttatttacttaattaatatgttcttgtcattattattaatatttacttttcaacaaaaaaatatgaatattaatcCACTCGTTATTGTTATCccctgtaattttttttttgtcatactTTGGATAAAGCCTTGTTATAGATTTTCTCCGGAGCAGGGCTTCGTTCTCTCACGACGCGGGCGCGGCGCGGCGAGGCGAGATCCGGACCGTAAGTAAGCTTTCTCTCATGATTCTCTTGTTTTTGAATTGCTGCTATTGGGTGAAATCTCCATCCATCCtaattgtttttctgttttttgtgtttttaagaGGACAtggtataataatttttttgttcttctttcttgcCGAGTTACACAAATCATAGATTCTAGGGCTTATAGATACATAGATAGAACTTGCTTCAATACTGATtcaatgaaatttattatttgggaaAGCGCCCAATCGGGACCAATTCCTTACTCTTTTTAGGAATTGGTTAAATGGTAGCCTCCTATCCTATAGTAAGAGTAAGACACGTACAGGTGCTGGATACTGAGTAGCAGTAAATTCTTGCCATGTTTATGTCGCTGAAATTTCATCACGGTTACTAGTGTAGTGTTCAAGGATACTAGATTTGATGTAGGTCTGTCAACTATTTGTGCTGAATAGTGAATATTGATTGATTAAACGAAGGAAGTATCTCTCAATGGTCAGGGAATGAGCAGAACAGCAGAACAGGCTAAGATTTGGTACACCTTTGTTTTGATGTGTTCTTGCCTTCAATAAGTGGATATAAAAGAAATGTTGGAAAAGATAATGAGGTCTTTCTGCCATTTTGTTTGCTCAATttgattattgttgttgttattgataTGAGGGCTAGCTGGAAGACCTACAAAAACTTGTTACTCTTTCCGAAAGTcttgtgagatttttttttttctataaacaATTGTTTGTAGCCGAGATTCGTCAACTGTAAAGAGGGGTGTTGTATCTCATTTAGTGGGTGACCTTCCTGTTGATGGAGCTTCTTGGTGGGTGAACCAAATAAATCATGTTGTTGTGCTTACTTGCCTTCCAAGCACGGTGTACTCTGGCTTATGTTTGACCATGTCAGAAGTTATCCAAAAGAAAAGTgtagtttgttattttattctcATGTGTATTTACTCACTTAAAACTTAAAAGTGTAATTGAAAACTATTACTTAGCTAAAGGTTATTGAATGAGCACTTTAGaaactaattatttaaagttcaatgcaaatcttgtgttttggGGCAGCATCAGATCCTTTTTCTATCAATTTTCAATCTTCGTATAGTTTAATTTTGCCCTTTAGTATTGTACTtgtctttgtttattatttcttttatttgcttttgttggTTCATTTCTGCTGGTATTGTTTCGAGAGTGGTAAAAACTACTAATTTCTCCATCTCTACAGGTATGTCCAAGCTGGATCAGGTTGATAATGTCAAGGGTGGCAACACCCTTGATCTGACTAATGATGGAAGAGGCCAGCCTCAGGGAATCCATAGTTGGATGCCAGAAACAGGAAAGGAATGATACCAAGAAGAGCGCAATCCATGCTGAAATTGCAAGAGTTAATCAGCTTCCTCCTAATAGCAGCTATGCTGTACATCGCAT comes from Dioscorea cayenensis subsp. rotundata cultivar TDr96_F1 chromosome 15, TDr96_F1_v2_PseudoChromosome.rev07_lg8_w22 25.fasta, whole genome shotgun sequence and encodes:
- the LOC120277303 gene encoding uncharacterized protein LOC120277303, with amino-acid sequence MMEEASLRESIVGCQKQERNDTKKSAIHAEIARVNQLPPNSSYAVHRMRVLNKILHLMAIERSRSQDEELELLFAGLSL